The proteins below are encoded in one region of Segatella copri:
- a CDS encoding YafY family protein codes for MRQVKSNIFNGDSYKAIFARAIYKRLMSREWVTLAEIMSDYLGEPCENPSKEEHYGELKKAFGEIKVLIIEKVGKDSIEVEGNNRSQRFRYMGDVENPLSDLYNYGRVIRDLKTYWQFCQDSAGFFPESWLEYFFKECQDLLEIKKKKEDGEQVLSASLDRKLTNIELLPFLYETIIQKKVLQIEYKPYNKKCQTQIVHPHMLKEFNGRWYLFGYEEGDVPMHICNIALDRICAKPKTCNGVTYLSAPKGFYDKYFKNLVGVTHYKKATAFQIRVRAHSNYMFKLTETKPIHQSQQTTIPFGKHEDGEYGEFTVYVELNNEFIGRILQMGAGLEIVGPDEVRREFKKRTAELAKLYE; via the coding sequence ATGCGTCAAGTAAAAAGCAATATTTTTAATGGAGATAGTTATAAAGCGATTTTTGCACGGGCAATCTACAAGCGACTCATGAGTCGTGAGTGGGTTACTCTTGCAGAGATAATGAGTGACTATCTTGGAGAGCCATGCGAGAATCCATCGAAAGAAGAGCACTATGGAGAACTTAAAAAGGCTTTCGGTGAGATAAAGGTGCTTATTATAGAGAAAGTGGGTAAAGACAGCATTGAGGTAGAAGGCAACAATCGTAGCCAACGTTTTCGCTATATGGGTGATGTGGAGAATCCTTTGTCCGACTTGTACAATTATGGTAGGGTTATCCGTGATTTGAAAACGTATTGGCAATTCTGCCAAGACTCTGCCGGGTTCTTTCCTGAATCATGGTTGGAATACTTCTTCAAAGAATGTCAAGACCTTTTGGAGATTAAGAAGAAAAAGGAAGATGGCGAACAGGTGTTGAGTGCCAGCTTGGATAGAAAGCTAACGAATATAGAATTGCTGCCGTTTCTTTATGAAACAATTATCCAAAAGAAGGTCCTGCAGATTGAATACAAACCATACAACAAGAAATGCCAAACACAGATCGTTCATCCCCATATGTTGAAGGAATTTAATGGAAGATGGTATTTGTTCGGTTATGAGGAAGGTGATGTACCTATGCATATTTGCAATATAGCCTTAGATAGGATATGTGCGAAGCCGAAAACATGTAATGGCGTGACATACCTGTCAGCACCAAAAGGATTCTACGATAAATATTTCAAGAATCTTGTTGGCGTAACTCATTATAAGAAAGCAACGGCATTTCAGATTCGTGTGCGAGCTCATAGCAATTATATGTTTAAACTGACAGAAACTAAGCCTATACACCAAAGCCAGCAGACAACCATCCCTTTCGGTAAGCATGAAGACGGAGAATATGGCGAGTTTACAGTCTATGTTGAGCTAAACAATGAGTTTATAGGTCGTATCCTGCAAATGGGAGCTGGTCTTGAGATTGTTGGTCCTGATGAAGTGAGGAGAGAGTTCAAAAAACGTACGGCTGAGCTTGCCAAGCTGTATGAATAG
- a CDS encoding DUF3825 domain-containing protein: MEQETTFEYNSLSCFLQLENLDTDNKQTTPKDSIFRDVSVLKLYYDILRNVEKDPFKYWNIYALRNYLWYFYELSQSMYSSIRHIIPNPLNIFVSSGFAIFFTGLYSKLKNKGSKEGIFIVCKKQEDETINRCVMSYSELLASDFKEGLDQITMKSTFEEYLPLAIEGAPATIEKIEGFSNDEYNNYEMYDNGNYKDTRLHILIDGVDNIPNDYFRILYGICPGNKYVDLNNKKRIVLESVQKGTNEFNNYQNAMIEAINKAIETAKNDNNFNQLPLNFYSNPKTIGNPFQYLLPIDFTGTGNPDFCACISVDAKGTGRLKTILNMNEVYGNVRVFGMDAVESVKDWWV; encoded by the coding sequence ATGGAACAGGAAACAACGTTTGAGTATAATTCACTGTCTTGCTTTTTGCAACTTGAGAATCTTGATACCGACAACAAACAGACCACACCAAAGGATTCTATATTTCGAGATGTAAGCGTTCTTAAATTATATTATGATATTTTACGTAATGTAGAGAAAGATCCATTTAAATATTGGAATATCTATGCTTTACGAAATTATCTTTGGTATTTTTATGAGCTTTCTCAATCTATGTATAGCTCAATACGCCATATTATACCAAACCCATTAAATATATTTGTATCATCTGGTTTTGCTATTTTCTTTACCGGGTTATATAGCAAATTAAAGAATAAAGGCTCTAAAGAAGGAATATTTATAGTTTGCAAAAAACAAGAAGATGAAACTATCAATAGATGTGTTATGTCTTATTCTGAACTTTTAGCTTCAGATTTTAAAGAAGGCTTAGACCAAATAACAATGAAGTCAACATTTGAGGAGTATCTTCCTTTAGCTATTGAAGGTGCTCCAGCAACTATAGAAAAAATAGAAGGTTTTTCAAACGATGAATATAATAACTATGAAATGTATGATAATGGAAATTATAAGGATACAAGGCTTCATATTTTAATTGATGGGGTGGATAATATTCCTAATGATTATTTTAGGATTCTTTATGGTATATGTCCTGGTAATAAGTATGTTGATTTGAACAACAAAAAACGGATAGTTTTAGAATCTGTTCAAAAAGGAACAAATGAATTTAATAACTATCAGAATGCTATGATAGAGGCTATTAATAAGGCTATTGAGACTGCAAAAAATGATAATAATTTTAATCAATTGCCATTAAATTTTTATTCCAATCCGAAAACTATTGGTAATCCATTTCAGTATTTATTACCAATTGATTTTACAGGAACGGGGAATCCTGATTTCTGTGCTTGTATATCCGTTGATGCAAAAGGAACTGGAAGATTGAAGACCATATTAAATATGAATGAGGTCTATGGTAATGTGAGAGTTTTTGGCATGGATGCTGTAGAATCTGTAAAGGATTGGTGGGTTTAG